In uncultured Desulfuromonas sp., the genomic stretch GCCACCCAGTGACCAAATTGCACTCGGTGATCACCGTTCTCCATTTTGTGGAGGGTCGGCACGCTGACACCCAAACGGGTTGCGAAAGCCTGCTGTGATTCATCACGCTTCAAGCGCTCGTTGCGCAAACGTTCGCCAAGCAAAAGAAGTTTTTGTGTCATCTGATCAGAGATCATAAACCACCACGAAAGAAAAAGAATAGTTTGCATTATATGGCTATTCTCCAAACAAAACAAACTATTATTATAGTTAAAAAAAGGAACAGACAGACATTTTCAAGGAATTTGTCATGCCGAACATGGAGAGGATCGCAACGTGTCAACTATTGTAGCCGCGCTAAAGCACCACCACCTTGCATACACTGATCTATTTCCTGCTCAGAGATAAATGTCGCTTTGGTTTTAAGGTTTTGACAAAACTGCGGAGAGGTTGAGGCCTCTGCCAGGTAAATCGGATAACACTCCGAGGTAAGTGAGTCCTGGCCGTCGCCTAACGTCGAGGTATTCCGGGCACAGGCACCGCACATCAGCATAAAATGTTCAAGATGCCAGTAGCTGGTCCTTTTGTTGTCATGGAGAAATTGCATGGAGCGGTTAAGAAGTGTGGGAATAGAATCTACGTCATCCTTTTACAGCGCGGTTAAGGATGGCCTCCGCATCAGTGTACGATCTAATGCTTGGATCTGTTTTGTTCATCCACCGACAGGACGAGAGCATTGTCGGGAGGGGCCATGTCAAGACCAACGACATCAATAACCTTTTCAGCAAACTCAGGATCATTACGGATCTTGAATTTTTGGAGGCAATGAGGTTTAAGGTCTGCGGTTTGCCAGACTTGCCGAACCTGCCAGGTGGTGACACCGGCAGCTTTAGCCATCAGGCGAACGCTGCAGTGGGTAGCTCCGCGCGGAATGCACTCCACTGTTAGCCGCAAGATTTCTTTGACTTTTTCTGCCGAATTTTTTTTGGCTGCCCGGACATCTTTTTGCCGTGGAGACCTTTAATACCATGATCTTTAAATTGTTTTCTCCACCTGTAGACCGCACGTTCACTGGTTTCAAGGGCCTTGGCAACGTGATCTACAGTTTGACCATCGGCAGTAAGCAGGATGATCTTCGCCCTATGGACAAGGCTTTGAGCCGCCGTTGGTGACCGAAGTAGGCCTCAAGCCTTTCACGGTCATTATCCCCAATTCGTAAATTTCGTAAGTACGTGACATGGGCAATAATGTTGGACAGTTTGACAAAACAGATACGATTAACCGCACGGGACATTAGTACTTGAACACACTCAATTTTGTATCAGAGTGCCCCCCTTGTAGGAGCGAATTTATTCGCGAATGGTTCTGGTCATTGGTCCTTTCCATGATGGTCATTCGCGGCTGAAGCCGCTCCTACAAGAGACAATTTCAATGATGCTGAAGTACTCGTCCCTGCTAGCAGGCTGTTGAAAAACAGCCTATGGCGCCTATGGACGGGCGTCCAAAATCAAGAACAGGTCTTTAAGTGATTGATTTTATAAGCAGGACGGAAATCGCATTTTCGGCTTGCGCCGTTGAAAAGGCCCCGGATGGGACTTTTTCAACAACCTGCTAGATCACCCCCCAGACCACCTCCAACACCATATCTGGACACTACGCCTGCGGCGTTCCTCCTTGACAAATTACAACCGCAAACTACCCACAACGAGGCAAAATTTCTATACAGCAACAACATATTGCTTTTAAAACTAAAAAAGGCCTGATCAGTAAAGATCTGGCCTTTCGTATTAAATGGAGCGGGAAACGAGATTCGAACTCGCGACGTCAACCTTGGCAAAGTGTAAGCCGGAATCAAGTCTGATGACGGTGACGGCCAGGAGGCGCTGGCGCAGTACATCATCCGCAATACCTTTTCGGTCGAGATGATTCACTACCAGCAGCAAAGCGGCCAGGTCATCTACAAATCGAAGATGACTCACGGAAAGAACAAGAAGAACTTCGAAGTTTTCAGCGCCGGGGAATTCATCGCCGCCATTACCCAGCATATTCCGGAGAAGAGCTTCCAACTGGTCCGTTACTACGGCTGGTATTCCAACCGAGCACGGGGAGATCGGCAGAAGCGCGACCAGCTAAAGCCGCATGAAAGTTCAGTGGAGATCACCGAAACCATCGAAGTACTGGATGTAAGCGGACACCAGCCGAAGAAGATTCCTTCAAAAACCTGGCGCGAGTGCTCAAAAAGTCTGGGAAGTTGACCTACTGGAATGTCCCAACTGTGGCGCAGAGATGAAGATTGTCAGCTTTATCAACGAAGCACCGGTCATCGAGAAAATCCTCAAGCACCTGCATCTCTGGCGGGCCGATCACCCCGGCAAACCACCGCCTGACAACCTCTACGAAAATATGATCGACTACCAGCCATTTGACGGCGGCTGGGGCGATTATGAAGAGCCGAGCATTACGCTGAATTGATTTTCCATCCGTCGGTTACAGGAGAGGTGCGGGTGAAAACGGCAAAACAATCGAAATTTAAGAGTTTTTTTGCCTGTCAGCCGGGGTTTTTGATTGACAGCGGTGTGTCGCATCCCTTTCAGCGGGAAGCAGGTCTGTTTTCGAACGGGAAACGGCGATGGAGAGGCGGTCCATAGCGCCGCAGGCGCGATCCACGAAAAAGCAACTTTCTATCAGCGAATCAGGAATAATAGAAACGGTACATTCAGCACTTCGTGAGAGTTTCAAAATTATACCTCATGACAGAAATGTCCGGCTTTTAGTTCATGAGCATCACCGATTCTGTTTGGGCTGTTACCCCTCGTTCACCGCATAAATTACCAATGAGAACGGCTGTCTGGCGTATGATCCAGCTCCGCTTCCGGACCTTGCTGGGGCGGAAGCGTGGCTATGGTCTTTTCAGGCGGAAGCGAAATCAGTTCGGCCAGGCCCATGAAGTCGGATATTTCCGGTACCTGCCGCTGCTGATGCAGGGTTGCCAGAAACCGGCCGGCATCCGTGGGGACGATAGCGAGTCGGCCATCCCGGTAGGCGATCGTATAGTTATCGGAACCCAAACCCGAAGCGCTGATGGTGTAGCTGCCGGCATTCACCGCCCCCTGGCTGCTGCCTGCGTAAACCAGGGTGCCGTCAAGGGCGGAGGCATCATCCTCTGCTGCAAAGCCGCTGTAGCTCACTCCGTTGCCGCCGCTGTAGGCGCTGCCGTCATAGGTCGTTTCGGAATCGTTGGCGGTGATGGTCAGGGGTGCCGGGCTGATGGTGAGCTGGCCGTCCACGTAGGTAATATCGTAGTTGCCCGCGCTTAAGCCCGAGGCGCTGATGGTGTAGCTTCCGGCATTCACCGCGCCCTGGCTGTCTCCTCCGTAGGCCAGGCTGCCGTCAAGGGCGGAGGCATCCTCCCCAGCGACAAAGCCGCTGTAGCTGACGTTGCCGCCGCTGTAGGCGCTGCCGTCATAGGTCGTTTCGGAATCGTTGGCGGTGATGGTCAGGGGTGCCGGGCTGATGGTGAGCTGGCCGTCCACGTAGGTAATATCGTAGTTATCCGCGCTTAAGCCCGAGGCGCTGATGGTGTAGCTTCCGGCATTCACCGCGCCCTGGCTGTCTCCTCCGTAGGCCAGGCTGCCGTCAAGGGCGGAGGCATCCTCCCCGGCGGCAAAGCCGCTGTAGCTGAACCCGTTGCCGCCGCTGTAGGCGCTGCCGTCATAGGTCGTCTCTTCATCATAGGCGGTGATGGTCAGGGCGGCCCGGGTGATGGTACTGCTGGTGTTGTTTTGATAGCTGACGCTGTAATTGCCGCCGCTGTTGCCGTCAGCGACAGTGACGTCGCTGACCGTGACGGTTTTGCCTGTTCCGGCATCGGCATCGGTGAAATGAAAGCTGCCCCCTGAAAGGCTGTCGTCGCCGAACAGGGAGCCTGCGGTCACCACCGCGGTCCCGTCCGCGGACAGGGTGCCGTCATAGACCTTGCTGACATCAGAGGTGGACAGGGTGATGGCCGCCGGGTTGATGGAGAGCTTTCCGTCCTGGTAAGTGATGTCGTAGTTATCCGCGCTTAAGCCCGAGGCGCTGATGGTGTAGCTTCCGGCATTCACCGCCCCCTGGCTGCTGCCGCCGTAAACCAGGCTGCCGGCCAGGTTGGCGGTATCCTCCCCCGCAACAAAGCCGCTGTAGCTGACGATGCCGCCGCTGTAGGCGCTGCCGTCATAGCTGACGACCGCATCATTGGCCGTGATGGTCAGGGCGGCCGGGCTGATGGTGAGCTGGCCGGTGATATCATAGCCTTGCTGGGTGGAATAATACCCGCTGGTATCAAAGCTGCAGCTACCGGCATTGATTGCATTGGTTTCCCATGTACCGGCGCTGCCCAGCAGCAGATCGTCATCGGTCTCCATGCTCCAGGTGTAAACCGCTTCGTCCAGGCTGGTGGTGCTGTTGTAGACCTTGGTAGCGGTCAGGATCAGCGGGGTTAAGAAACTGCGCAACAGCGGAGTGGTATAGCCGTCATAGATCCGCCAGACAGTGCCGGTGCTGCCGGCGTCGTCAATATCCCAGCCCAGGGTGTCGCGGTAGAAGGCAAGGCTGTTGCTTTGCCCGGTGACGCCATAGGTGTCGTTGTCAATGGTTGTCCCGTAGCCGACCCCGACCGTTTGGTCCGTGGTTGCGGTGTCCCAGTAGCTGTTGATGATGGTATCATCGTTTCTCCCCGCCAGGCCGCCACGAAGATTCCCCCCGGACACATCACCGGTGGCGTAGCTGTTGTTGATGGTGCCATAGTTATACCCCACCAGGCCGCCGTTAGCATACGCCCCGGACACCTTACCGGTGGCGTAGCTGTTGTTGATGGGACCCGAGTTAGACCCCACCAGGCCGCCGCTGTAATTTCCCCAGAACACCTTACCGGTGGCATAGCTGTTGCTGATGGTGCCGGCTGGCATCGTCCCCACCAGTCCGCCAATGTTAGTGCCACGGGACACAGCGCCAGTGGCGTAGCTGTCGGTAATCCTTCCTCTGCTCATATATCCCACCAGCCCGCCCCCATGACGCATCTTCTCCGAAATATTGTAAACGTCACCAATGGCGTAGCTGCCGGTGATCGTTCCACTTTCCACCTGCCCCACCAGTCCGCCTAAACTCGGGTAGTCTCCCCAATTCCCGAACACATCACCGGTGGCGTAGCTGTTGCTGATGGTGCCAGCTTTCATCAGCCCCACCAGACCGCCCGCGTATTCCCTCCCTTCAGGAACCCCACTTGTGGCGTAGCTGTCGCTGATGGTTCCGGCTTCCATCGTCCCCACCAGGCCGCCCGCTTGATCCCCTCTGGCAACCCCACCCGAGGCGTAGCTGTTGCTGATGGTGCCGCTGTTGTGGCCCACCAGGCCGCCCAGATTCTCCAGCTCAACGCCGGAGCTGTTCCAATTCTCGCCGTCCCAGTATGGAATATCGGCATAACTGTCAAAGATGACGCCGCTGTTGGACCCCGCCAGGCCGCCCAGATTCTGGAACTCATTGCCGCTATAGTGGCCCAAATAAATAAAGTCGGCGGAAACATGGGAGCCGCTGATGGTGCCGCTGTTGTGGCCGACCAGGCCGCCGAAATCGTTCGGGGAAGATACGAAACTTAAACCGCTGAGGTACTCATTTGTATAGGAGCAGCTGCTGTTGGTGATGGTGCCGCTGTTTCCCCCGGCCAGCCCGCCGGCATTGCTGGACGTGCTGATGATACAGTAACCATCCATCCCGCTCATAATGACGCGGCTGTCTGTGACGGTGCCAGCGTTATAGCCCACCAGGCCACCCTGCCAGGATGCTCCGCCGACCGAGGGGTTCGTCACCCGGCAGTTAGAGATAATCCCGTCATTGTATCCGGCGATGGTGCCGACATAATCCGCACCACCCGAAGTCCAGTCTTCCGCAATCAGATTGCGGATCGTACCGCTGTTGTAGCCGAACAGCCCGATGTAGTCGATTTCGAGAGCCGTGACTCCACCATCAACGAGGGTATGCCCCAGCCCGTCAAAAATCCCGGTGAACGGGTTTGCAGCACTGCCGATGACCGTACCGCCGTTAAGATCCAGATTTTCCCCCAGCACGTAGTTGCCGCTTAGGGCGGTGACGATGGCTTCCAGTTGCGCGGCCGTGGTGATGATGCTGTAGCTGATCAGCTCCCCGGACGAACCCAGGCGGGTGGTAAAGGTGCTGCCCGCGGCCAGATTCACCGGGGCGTTGCCCCAATACCCGGCTGCGCTGCCGTCGATGATACCGTTTGTTGCGCCTTGTCCGTATTCCAGGGCTAGAGCGGCCGTGCCGGTGGCGGTGAGTTCACTGTTGATCTCGATGTTGCGGTAGGCGCTCAAGGTCAGGGTATTGGTGCTCCAGGCGATGGTGTCGTTGACGTAGATATCCCCCGCCCCTTCACTACTGCCGCCGGCGCTTTCGATGGTCAGGTTGGTGGCGGCCAGGGCGGCTTCCACCTGGTCGCCGGTCATGTCGCCGCCAGAAGCGGCGATGGTGAAGTCGGTGGGGTCGATCAGCCAGGTGCCGGTGGTACCGTTTGCCGCCAGGGTGCTGACCTCCGCGTCGGCAGTCAGGTTGACGGCGGCGGCCGAGGTTTCGATGAACCCGCCGTCTCCGCCAGTGGGGGCCGAGGCGTCCAGGGTGCCGCCGATGCTGACGGAGCCGGTGTCTTTATCGGCCACCAGCAGGATTTTCCCCTCTTTTTCTTCCAGGGTGCGGGCTTGGATAATGCCGGTGTTGTTGACGGCGGCGCCGGTGAGTTCATCGGCGGCCTCTGCGCTCAGGTAGATCAGCCCCCCGTCGGCCTGCACCAGGCCTGAGTTGTCCACCAGCGCGTCCACTGCCCTCTGGTCGATGCTGTAGGCGATCAGCCCGTCATCGGCGAGATCGAGACTGATCCGGGTGGCCGCGGCCATGGCCACGCTGCCGCCATCGGCTGTGACCGTGCCGCTGTTGTCGATGTGTGGGGATAAAAAGGCGACATAGCCGCCGTTACTGACCGTTATGGTGCCGGCGTTGCCGATGCTGCCGCTATCTGATCCGTAAAAGGAATAGCTGCCGTTTAAAAAATCTTCATCCGCGATATCCAGAGTGGAGGCCACCAGTCCGCCCACGTTCACCTGGGCTGAGGAGCCAAAGATAATGCCGGACGGGTTGATGAGAAACACCTGGCCGTTGGCGCTGAGGCTGCCGAGGATCTGGCTGGGACTCTGGTCGGTGATCCGGTTGAGGGCGACCGCGGTGGTGCCGGGCTGGGCAAAGTTGACCGAGGCTTTTTGGCCGATATTGAAGCTGTCCCAGGTGGCAATGAGCTGTTGGCTGCCCTGGTTGACGGTCATGGTTGCGCCAGATGTCTGGATGCTGCCCGTACCCGAGACGATGCTGCCTCCCGTGGGCAGGGTCTCGGCATCCAGGCCCAGGGCTCGGGTTGCGGTAACCAGCTGGAGGATCAAACATAAAAGCATGAGAGAACGAAACGGGGTGTATTTTTTCAAAGTCATACCAGCCATCCTTCAGGAGTATTGAATCAAAATACCAGCTTAGCCTGGGCCCATACCCGCTGATCCCGGTCCCGGCCTTCGGCGTCCGTGCCGTCGCTGCTTCGACCGTCATTGTCGCCGATAGCGTGAGCCCAAAAGAGCTGCAGATGCAGCCTTTCTTTAAAACAGCGGTAGCTCAAACCGGTTCCGGCCCCGGCAAGCCAGTAGCGGTTCTTGCCCGTCTCCGTACTTACCGCGTTTGCCCAGGGTGAGTGGTGCAGGGTGATGTGCCCCGCGTCGAAAAAGGTCATCCATTCGAGGTGCCCCGGAAGGTTCGGAAGCTTGAGTGCATAGCGGGTCTCCAGGGTAAAGAGATGCCCTGAATCGCCCAGAGCTTCACTGACGCTATAAGCGCGTATTCCGTAAGGTCCGCCCAAGGCAAACTGCTCGCTGGAATCCAGGTTATCCAGGGAATACTGAGCCCGCCACGCCGCGTTCAGGGTAAGTTTTGGCGTAAGGCGTTGCAGCCGGGCAATCTCTAGGTTGAAAATGGTGTAGCTGCCCTCACTGCCGGTGATATCCAGATCAGCTGTTGCTTCCGACAGCCGACCGAAGCCGGCCGAAAGGCCCCAGAGGGTCAGGCCACCATTGAAAAAATCGTCATTATAATCGCCGTGCAGGCCCAGAGCGCCCCGGTGCAGGCGGGTATCCTCGACAGCGACGCTCATGGCTTCATCAGACAATTCCCGGTATTCGTAATCGAGGGTGGCGGTGACATTTGCCTTGCGGCTGCGCCACCACGGATAGCTGATGCCGGTGGCAATGGTCAGGGCGCTGCCCGTGACGTCGAGATTGGAGAATTCTTCTCCCAGTTCGTAGGTCAGATAAGAGGAATCGATATGCCAAGAAAGGCCGTTGGCAAGAAGCGGCAGAGCGTAGCGCAGTCGGCCGCTTTTAAGTCCCCGGGAACCGCTCAAAGATAAGGTAAGCCGGTCTCCGAGGCCAAGGGGATCGTTGAGGCTTGCCGTGCCTCCGAAACGAAGGGTGCCGGTGTAGCGGTTGCCGAAATTCTCGGCCATCAGCGTACCGTTAAGCAGAGGGCCTTCGCTGGCCCGGTAGGTGACCCTGATGGAGCCCGGCTCTCCACCCGGCGAAAGGATCGCCTTTGCCCGGATGCCCGGCAGATCGTTCATGAGCAGCACGGCTCGTTCCAGGTCTGCGCGGCGGACCGGTTCCCCCCGGCGGATGCCTTGTGCCCCGATCTTTTCCAAGCGGTTTTTCCTGATACGCAGGGTGTCATCGGCATCAATCTCAAGGGTGCCGTCGCTTTTCCCCTGGACAATGGCGATGGTGATCCGCCCGTTCGAGACATCTTGACTTGGCAGCCAGGCCCTGGCCAGTAACCATCCCCGCTCCTTCAGATAGCGGGTCACCCTGGCGGCTACGGCTTGAAGCTTTTCGTAGTCCAGCTCTTTTCCCACAAAGTCCGCCACCAGATCCTGCAGTTCATCTGCGGTGGCCAAACCGTCATACCCGGTGAAAAGAAATTCCCTGACCAGAATCCGGGCCGCTGTTTCATCGGTTATCGGTTTTCCTTCCCCTTGATCGGGGGCGGGAAGGCGCTGGGGCAGGGTCTGTTGGGGCCGCTGTTCGCGCAGCAACTGTCCGGCATCCGGCGGACCCGCAAAACAGGTGGCCGCCCAGATTAATAAAATCAGTATTGACACTGTCAACTTCAGAGGGAAATTTTGTTCGTTTATCATGATTCTTCGCAGATACCTGTTTTCTGTTTTGATGTTTGTCGCAACGGTAACGAATTCCTGAATCCGTAAAAGCAACAACATCATTTTTCAACGAAACGCTGCTTCGTGGCTCGTAAACCGGGCGAGTATTCCGGGGACAGGAATCAAGTCCATGGCCCCGGAATCCCCTGAACAGTCCAGAGTTGATCAGAATCCGACGGAGACGATCAGGACGGTCAAAATAACTGTCAGCAGGGCTTTTTCCAACCGGGTGGTGGATTGGTGTTCGGTTTTCGTGTGATTCATATCTCCTAAAATCAGCGAAACAATTCAAATACACTTTTTCATTTGGGCGATGAGTATGCCGAGGCATGGTCTTGATACGAGTCTTCGGGACATCCCGAGTTTACTTCTGAGACTTCTACAAGAGACTCTTATGTATAATAAATTCAACGTCCATTGAACTACCCATCCGGGTAGGATCGCGTTTTTTTCGTTATATCTGCAGTATTTATAAAAGTTGACGAAACACAAATTGAAATGTTTTTATTGAATTCCAGCGTGGAATAGACCCGACTTGATCGTGAGGAGCTGTACCCTGCTCGATCATGAAAAACATGATGGCCACAGACGTTGACAACACTGAACCGGTGGTATTTTCTGATATGACTAATAGCGAACTAAGCAAAGACGACCTTCTTTATGCCTATTCCTTCGTGCATGACTGTATCTCTGCGCCGAACACCGAAACGTTTCATAAGAAAATTCTGGATTTGAGTGGTTTTCTCGGTTTCGAGTTTGTCTTATACGGTTATATACAGACCATATACACAGATCGCCGGGATGCGGTGGTTATTAATTTAACCAATCCGCAGGCTTGGATGAAAGAATATTTCAGCCATCAGGAAAACAATCCGCTGATCGATGAGATTGAGCGACAATACACGAGCGGTAGCCTCGTGGGTTATTGCGTGTGGGATCAATACAACTGGACGCTTAGCGAAGAACAGCAACAGCACATTGCGCGTAGACGTGAATTCGGCCTTGAATATGGTTGTTCGATCTTTGTCACATCTAAGAAAAAAGATTTTTCCATCAACCTTTCTCTGGCCGGCGCTGACACAATTCCGGATGCACGCACTGAGGCCATCGTCAGAATGGTTATTTACTCCATGCTGATCACAAAAAAGCGACTTCTCGTTCAGGATCAGATTGATTCATTGACCGAAAAAGAAAAAGAGGTGGCCGACAAAATTGCAATCGGCCTTCCCTACAAGGTTATTGGCCAGCAAATCGGGGTGTCGGAAAATACAATAAAATTTCATTTGAAGAATATTAACAATAAGTTGCAGACCAGCAACCGCCATCAGGTTGCTGCTGTTCTACTGGCGGAACGTTATCTGAGCTAGACATAATGGCTGACAGTTAGAAACAAAAAAGGACCTGCCCCTTGCAAACGTGGGTTATGTTGAAAATTTAATAACCCCAACACAGAGCCAAAACCAAGGAGGCAGGTCTTGAAAAATTCTAGCATGTTTATCGGATTGGACGTCCATAAAAA encodes the following:
- a CDS encoding helix-turn-helix transcriptional regulator; this encodes MQTILFLSWWFMISDQMTQKLLLLGERLRNERLKRDESQQAFATRLGVSVPTLHKMENGDHRVQFGHWVAALSVLGHEEDLDLLLAPEEDLFIRYDQQKHQRQRASRKSSK
- a CDS encoding transposase, whose protein sequence is MAQYIIRNTFSVEMIHYQQQSGQVIYKSKMTHGKNKKNFEVFSAGEFIAAITQHIPEKSFQLVRYYGWYSNRARGDRQKRDQLKPHESSVEITETIEVLDVSGHQPKKIPSKTWRECSKSLGS
- a CDS encoding MBG domain-containing protein — translated: MTLKKYTPFRSLMLLCLILQLVTATRALGLDAETLPTGGSIVSGTGSIQTSGATMTVNQGSQQLIATWDSFNIGQKASVNFAQPGTTAVALNRITDQSPSQILGSLSANGQVFLINPSGIIFGSSAQVNVGGLVASTLDIADEDFLNGSYSFYGSDSGSIGNAGTITVSNGGYVAFLSPHIDNSGTVTADGGSVAMAAATRISLDLADDGLIAYSIDQRAVDALVDNSGLVQADGGLIYLSAEAADELTGAAVNNTGIIQARTLEEKEGKILLVADKDTGSVSIGGTLDASAPTGGDGGFIETSAAAVNLTADAEVSTLAANGTTGTWLIDPTDFTIAASGGDMTGDQVEAALAATNLTIESAGGSSEGAGDIYVNDTIAWSTNTLTLSAYRNIEINSELTATGTAALALEYGQGATNGIIDGSAAGYWGNAPVNLAAGSTFTTRLGSSGELISYSIITTAAQLEAIVTALSGNYVLGENLDLNGGTVIGSAANPFTGIFDGLGHTLVDGGVTALEIDYIGLFGYNSGTIRNLIAEDWTSGGADYVGTIAGYNDGIISNCRVTNPSVGGASWQGGLVGYNAGTVTDSRVIMSGMDGYCIISTSSNAGGLAGGNSGTITNSSCSYTNEYLSGLSFVSSPNDFGGLVGHNSGTISGSHVSADFIYLGHYSGNEFQNLGGLAGSNSGVIFDSYADIPYWDGENWNSSGVELENLGGLVGHNSGTISNSYASGGVARGDQAGGLVGTMEAGTISDSYATSGVPEGREYAGGLVGLMKAGTISNSYATGDVFGNWGDYPSLGGLVGQVESGTITGSYAIGDVYNISEKMRHGGGLVGYMSRGRITDSYATGAVSRGTNIGGLVGTMPAGTISNSYATGKVFWGNYSGGLVGSNSGPINNSYATGKVSGAYANGGLVGYNYGTINNSYATGDVSGGNLRGGLAGRNDDTIINSYWDTATTDQTVGVGYGTTIDNDTYGVTGQSNSLAFYRDTLGWDIDDAGSTGTVWRIYDGYTTPLLRSFLTPLILTATKVYNSTTSLDEAVYTWSMETDDDLLLGSAGTWETNAINAGSCSFDTSGYYSTQQGYDITGQLTISPAALTITANDAVVSYDGSAYSGGIVSYSGFVAGEDTANLAGSLVYGGSSQGAVNAGSYTISASGLSADNYDITYQDGKLSINPAAITLSTSDVSKVYDGTLSADGTAVVTAGSLFGDDSLSGGSFHFTDADAGTGKTVTVSDVTVADGNSGGNYSVSYQNNTSSTITRAALTITAYDEETTYDGSAYSGGNGFSYSGFAAGEDASALDGSLAYGGDSQGAVNAGSYTISASGLSADNYDITYVDGQLTISPAPLTITANDSETTYDGSAYSGGNVSYSGFVAGEDASALDGSLAYGGDSQGAVNAGSYTISASGLSAGNYDITYVDGQLTISPAPLTITANDSETTYDGSAYSGGNGVSYSGFAAEDDASALDGTLVYAGSSQGAVNAGSYTISASGLGSDNYTIAYRDGRLAIVPTDAGRFLATLHQQRQVPEISDFMGLAELISLPPEKTIATLPPQQGPEAELDHTPDSRSHW
- a CDS encoding ShlB/FhaC/HecB family hemolysin secretion/activation protein — encoded protein: MSILILLIWAATCFAGPPDAGQLLREQRPQQTLPQRLPAPDQGEGKPITDETAARILVREFLFTGYDGLATADELQDLVADFVGKELDYEKLQAVAARVTRYLKERGWLLARAWLPSQDVSNGRITIAIVQGKSDGTLEIDADDTLRIRKNRLEKIGAQGIRRGEPVRRADLERAVLLMNDLPGIRAKAILSPGGEPGSIRVTYRASEGPLLNGTLMAENFGNRYTGTLRFGGTASLNDPLGLGDRLTLSLSGSRGLKSGRLRYALPLLANGLSWHIDSSYLTYELGEEFSNLDVTGSALTIATGISYPWWRSRKANVTATLDYEYRELSDEAMSVAVEDTRLHRGALGLHGDYNDDFFNGGLTLWGLSAGFGRLSEATADLDITGSEGSYTIFNLEIARLQRLTPKLTLNAAWRAQYSLDNLDSSEQFALGGPYGIRAYSVSEALGDSGHLFTLETRYALKLPNLPGHLEWMTFFDAGHITLHHSPWANAVSTETGKNRYWLAGAGTGLSYRCFKERLHLQLFWAHAIGDNDGRSSDGTDAEGRDRDQRVWAQAKLVF
- a CDS encoding LuxR C-terminal-related transcriptional regulator — its product is MATDVDNTEPVVFSDMTNSELSKDDLLYAYSFVHDCISAPNTETFHKKILDLSGFLGFEFVLYGYIQTIYTDRRDAVVINLTNPQAWMKEYFSHQENNPLIDEIERQYTSGSLVGYCVWDQYNWTLSEEQQQHIARRREFGLEYGCSIFVTSKKKDFSINLSLAGADTIPDARTEAIVRMVIYSMLITKKRLLVQDQIDSLTEKEKEVADKIAIGLPYKVIGQQIGVSENTIKFHLKNINNKLQTSNRHQVAAVLLAERYLS